TAGACATACATTACCAACTTTCTTATATTTTTTAATTTGTTGATAATATATATGTGTCCTTTATGGGTATCATATCACTGCTTCTTTAGGTGTTTCTGTTATTGTAGTATATTCATAATGTCCATGCCTCAAACTTGCTTTTCCACCATAATACTCATCATTACTGTAACTTTTTTTCCCTAAAACTATTATGCAAATAAAAATCAAAAAAAATGAAAATAATTTTTTCATAAAATTACCTCCCTTAAAGTTTATATCTACTCTAAGGATAGTACATTTTATAAAAAAAGTCAAGTTTTACTCCAAGGCAATCATCATAAAAAGAAGTTCATCATCAGTATAGCCTTGTAAATCTTTTAAAGAATGTCCTTTATTTAAGTATTTAGCGACTGTTGAAACTCTCCAGTCGCTTTCTATTAGTTTTTTATTGCATCAACCTTTGTGTCTACTTTTTTTATTGAGTTTTCAGCATTTTTTTCATCTAAAACAAGTTCAGCTAAATTACTTGCTATCCCAAGTCCAAATACTTTTTCGACAACCATATAAGGTGTATCTTTACAATTAAAATGCTCTAATAACTTATTGTCATTTAGAGCTGGCTCTGCACAACAATTATATACCAAGTCGAACATAAGCTCTTCATAATCTTTTATGTGTTTTTCTTTTAGCTCATCTATTTCTTTTGTAGGAGGGATTCTTAATTTAATTTCTCCCTTCATTTTTTCTATGCTGACATTAATAAATCTATCTTCCTCTTTAACCGCTTTATTGATTAAATCTTGTATACTTAACATAACTCCTCCTACTTAATTTTATCTGCGAAAGATGTTTCCATCGGATTAAATCCAAAATCATATTCTCTAGTTTGTTTTGATGCCTTTTCCCCAAATCCTAAAGGAAGTTTATTTAACCAAGCAGCAGGAATATTTATTGTTTCTATTTGTCCATTAACTGCATCTGGATCTGCATTTTTTAAATATAAATCGAATCTTTTATCTTTTCCTTTTAAAAGTTCCTCATAAACATCATTAAATCTCGAATATACTTTATCAACAGTAATTGTTCCACTTCCTTTTACTGCTGTAATTTTAGAATCTACTCCTAATCCCCATTGTACATCTTCTCTAGTAATCTCAACATCAGCAGTAACTGCTGTTACTTCTGCTATATCTTGATTGTCTACTCTTAATGTTCCATAAGCTCCGCTTATTACTCTTAAACCAGTAACTTTCTCTTGTGCCATCTATCTACCTCCTTAATATTGAATACCAAGTTGAAGATTTACCATAGTGTTAGAAAATCTAACTTGACCATATAAGAATACTTCCTCTCCTGTAGGATAAGTTCTTATTTCTGTTTCACTCATTGTGTCTGGATCTTTTCCGTCAGTAACTATATATCTTTTATTAGCTTCTACATCGATATCGATTTTATTATCAAAATCAGGAGACAATACATTTGGTGCTAACTCTTTAAAATATACTTTATTTATGTTATTACAGAAAGCAATTTTATTATCATAGTTATTAATGTATAAACCACACCAATAATCTTTAAAAGTATCTTCAATATCAAATTTTACGATATTCATTCCCTCAAAAATCTTAATAAATCTTGTTCCTGGTTTCCAAGTGCTGTCAAAAGTAGTTTTTGAGTTAATTGCAAGTCTACATTTTACAACATCATCATCATTATACATTGCAAATTTACCATTTGCAGGCTCTACATTGTCAACTAATGTGATAGTAGGAAAAACTATGTTATCAAGTGATCTGTTTAAAGGACAACCAGCGATTGCTCCAGCTACCATTACAGTAAATTTTTTAGAATCATAAGATTTTATTGTTTTATGTTTAACTTCTTTATTTGCAAGTTCTACAACTCTACAATCATCAGATGCAGTAGCGAAAGCAGATACATAAACAACATTTCTTGTATTTGTTTTACCTTTTATCCAAGTAACAACTTTCCCATCATCTTCATTTTCAAGCTCTGGGCAAGCAAGATGTGTAACTTTTAATGTTTCTAATTCTTTTAAAAATACAGCTACATCATCAGAACCTTTTCTTCTTATCATAACTTTATAGGGAGAAAATACCTCAAAAGCTGTTTGAACTAAAGCAATATTTTCTTCTGTCCAATATTCTGTGGATAAATCTGCAACAGATTTAATTGTAGTCCATTTATCAATTTTTGTTGTATCAGTTAAGAAAAGTACAAGGATTCCTCTTTCACTTCTTTGAACAGCTGTTCTTGCTAAAGTTTCAAAATATACTTTTATCACAGGATAAGGATTTATTTGACCGACTTCTGCTGCTTTAAGCATACTTCTTAATTTAGCTCTTGTTTCATTTAATTTTGCTAATTCATTCATCGTTTACCTCCAATTTTAATTCTTTCATAAGCTCATAATCAATAGGTTTTCCATATTTATCAAATAACTCAATAGAAAATTCATAATGCCCTATATTATCAACTATGTGCATTCTTGTATCTTTTAAAGTTAAGTATCTATTTTTTTCTTTATCATCAAATGAAATACTTAATATCTTATTACCTAAAACCTCAAAATTATCATCAAGATTTTCAAGAGCTATAATAGTTTCTGAGTTATTTCCCTCTTTATCTTTTGAAAAATATAAAATGTCAAAGTCCAATTTCTTTAACTCTCTATAATTTCCATTAAACTCTTTTTGATAATCTATAAGGTTTATATAGTAACAAGGTCTTTTTATTTTTGTTATATCTTCGTAATAAACAGAAAGCCCCAACTTCCCAATAGCAGAAGTTAGAGCTTGTCTTATATCATTATATTTAATTGTTATCACCTACTTTATTAGGTTTTTATACACTATTTCTAAATCTTTATAAAAAGTTGCTTTTACTCTGTTGATTCCTTTATGTAACATATATCTTCCTTTAACAAAACCAACAGTTTTCTTTCCTCTTACTATTCTATGACCCCACTCAACGTGATGAGCATATGCTGTAACATTGAATACAACTTGTTTAAATTTTCCATTATTTTCCCTCTGCCAAGCATTCCTTAAAGTTCCTGTATCAACAGGAGTTAGCCTTTTAGTTTCTCTTATAACTTCATTAGCTTTCTTTCTTAAAAAAGTTTCTGTTTGTTTAGGAAAATCTTCTCTCATTTTCTCAAGTTTTTTTATCCAATCGTCCATTCCATCAATAGCCATTTTCAACCACCTCTTGTAAAACTATCTCTTGATGTGGCAATACATCTAGGTATTTAAAAGGTTGAGTGGCTCTTGCTGTATATTTTTGATTTCCTCTAAAAATTTCCAGCTTGTCATTTTGTAGAACTTTAATTTCTAAAGGAACAAATAATTTAAACTCTTGAAGAGAGGATATATTTACATCTCCACCAGTAGCTCCAAGAGTTTGTTGAGATAGCCTGCAAGGATTATTTTCCGATATTAATACATCTTTTAAAATAGTCCCTCCATAGCCATCGTCAACTTCTTGAGGTCTATAAATAGAAAATTTATCAGTATATAAAAAGCCTAAGCCTTTATTTTTGAATAATAGTCCCAATAGTCCCCACTCTCCTAAATCTATTTAGTTGTTCTTTCATAGAAATTAAAATCAAATCAGATGAGCTTTGTCCAGTATTATACTCAATAGAAGTATCTCCAGCGGTTACTCTTTTTACTTCTTGCTCTTTATTATTTAATTGTTCAAGAGCTATTGCCTCAGCTAAAGGCTCTATAAGTTCTGATGGAAAATCTTCTCTGTTCATATAATTTAGACATTTTCTGACTTGCATTTTAATGATAAGTTTTAATTTACTCTCATTCTCTTCAGATAAAAAAGTTGATAAACAATCATAAATTTTATTAATTGTCTCTTCCATAAAAATTCACTACTCCTTTTTAGAACCCCTAATTTTTCTATTTAGGGGAACATTAGGGTCTAGTAACTCCAGCAAGTCCTACTTTTTTATTATTTAATACAAAACAATCGTGGTAGTATCTTCCAAGGAATAAAGTCCCTGAAAAGTTTTCAGAATCTGTTACAACTCTATATTCAGCAAGTTTGATAGGTGCTACTGTAGCAGATCTGTGAGCTACTAAACAATCATATTTGACTGTTGTGTCACTAGTATTATCTTCCATCCAAGCCTTAGTCACTTCTACAATAGGTACTCCATCTATCATTCCAACTTGACCTTTAATAAGCATATCCTGAGCTAAATCAGAAGCTTTAATGAAAGAAGAATCTAATTTTAAAGCTTTTAAAAACTCAGGAGTTACATATGCAACTCTTCCAGCTTTAGGAACAAAAGCATTAGTTAAAGCAACGTTAGCATCTAAGAATTTTTCATATTCTTTTCCTGCTGCTCCTGTAATTTTATTATTTCCAGCTGTAACTGCATCAAGCATTATTCCAAATCTGTATTTTTCGACCTCAGGATCTATAACTTCTCTTTTTTGTCTTGCAAGAACTTCTCCAGCTTTTATTTTAGTTTCTTCTTCATCCATTTTATCCAATAGAATTTTAAAAGATCTGTCTTTTCTCATTGTTAACTCTTGAAGAGTATTAGAAAGCATTTCGACATCTCCATATCCTTTGCTTCTATCATAATCTTTAGTTGTTGCTGTACTAATTGATGTAACTTTAACTGTTTTTGCTCCTACAAATTCATAATCATTGTTTGTTGCGTGATGAGATACTGTTGAAGGTGAAAATCTCTCATCTATTTTACTTGAATATATTTCTGTGTAATTCATTGACATTAAAAATCATCTCCTTATAAAATTAATATGAACTATAAGCTTTATCAAAAGCTTCTAATCCTTTATCTGTTTTTGTTTTTTCTCCAGAACCTCCGTTTAAATTATCAGGTGTTCCACCAGCTTGGGATTTAATATACTCTCCCATAACCTCATTAAATTCTTTAACTGAAGCCTCAATATCTTCTTCTGTTTCTCCTGAAATTCTAGACATAAACTTTTCAGGTAGTTTATATTTAGAAAGAAAAGCTTTTTTAATACCATCAACTTCAATTTTCTTTAATGCTCCCTCTTTTTCAGCAAGAAGTTTATCTCTTTTCTCAATTTCTAATTTGAACTTTTCCTCAGCAGTCATATTAGCGGTTTTTATTCTCTCTTCGTAGTCTTCGATACTTTCGTTATGCTTTCTTTCTAATTCTTTTTTCTCTGCATCAAATTTTTTTCTTTCTCTTGCTAATCTATCATTGATTGCTTTATCTAGCTCTTCTTGAGTAAAAGTTTTATCTCCTTCAGCAAATATCTGAATGTTAAATCCTCTTGTCTTAAAAAAGTTGTTTTGTTTCATAAATTCCTCCTGTTTAAAGTCCTGTATGACTGTTATATCCTATGTTTAATGTCCATAGTTCGACAATTATTTACTTCTATAAAAATATGATCCTGGAATCCCTTTATCAGGTACTCTCAATTTAAAAATATCTTCTGTTCATTTTTTTCTATTTTTATATGCTTTAACTAAAGCTAAAACTCCAACTAAAGCAAGTCCAAAAAGAACAGCATATCCAGCACTAGTTATTCCTTCCATAAATATCACTCCTTTTTTTATTTTTGTTTATCATATTCTATTCTTTCTTTTAAAATAGAAGCATAAGCTAACATATGCTCAATTTGACAAGATAATTTAATTCTTTGAATTTCATCAGTAAAATTAGGATTTTTAATTTCCTTTTCTACAAAAATTGTAGCTTTTTCTATTTTTTCATTTATTTCTTTAAGCTCCAATTCCATTCTTTCAATATGCGTCATTTTCTTTCATCTCCTTTTTCGTTGGTTAAGGGAATGGTTGGAGACTTAACCCAACTCAGTGCAAAGCACAGGATAACTTGAAATATCACATTCCCATATTGGCGGAAGTAGAGGGATTCGAACCCACGAGAGCTTTTAACTCGACAGTTTAGCAAACTGTTGTCCTACCTACTAGACAATACTTCCATAAATAAAAACGACCTTGTTATGGTCCACTTAACTAAAAAGTCATAGGTGCAACAAGGTCTATATCCTAATTGATGTCGTGCAATGAACGACAAATAAAAAAGCACCTGAATTTCTCCAAGTGCTTAGCTACATAGCAACGACTAGTCTAAAAATTGCTATGTAATAAAAACCTCTACCTCGTTCATTTAAGAACTGTAGAGGTGTTGATGTCTAAATGTTAAAAAAAACTTGTTTTTCCTCAATAGCTTTTGCTAATTTCTCCTCCCCAATCTCTTTTAATTTTTCTAGTCCCTCGTTATACTTATCATTGATTCCCTCGAGTATAAGATCTGTAGTAAGTCCCATTTCAAATAATATGTCTTCTATTTCTTTTGTTTTTGTTTTATTGATAATATAGTCATCATAAAATTTCATTATATCACTCCTTTTAATTTCATAACATTAGCGATTATTAATTGAGAAATTTTACTATTTACTTCTCCTTTATCTAAAGCTGTTTCTACATTTCTTTCTATTGCTTCCATTTTTATATCAGGAGAATTTCTTTTTATCAAAGTTTTTATTTTACTTTTATTATTTCTAGCATAATCTAAATATTTTTTATAATAATTTTCCTCAACATTTATTTTATCCAATTCCTTTTTTAAAGATATCCAAGCGGGATTCTTTCCTGCTATTTTTTCTTTCCAAGCTATTTCTCCAAAATCTTCTATAGTTTTACAATTTTTAAATTTTTCTATTTTTTTCAATTTTGGTAATGTTTCAGCTAAATAAGATGGATAAGAGGGAGAGATAGGAATTTTATTTCCTAACTTTTTCATCATATAATGAGCGGAACATTCAGCGAAAACATCGTCCATATATGCCCATTTTATAAATTGTTCTTTAGAGTATACAAAATCCACTTCTTTATTATGCCCTAAAGCGTGATAAGCCTCATGGAATGCTGTCTTCAATTGATAATATTTACTTCTATTATCATCTTTTTCTAAATTATAAGTTTTTACCAATAATTTTGATTTTTCTGAGTTTATTGGTTCTAACCCCAGTCCACAGCTTCCTCTCGCATCCATACTTTTTATAGTTACTTCTAAGTGATTTAACTCTAAATTAGATAATAATTTTTGGGCAAATTCTTTTCTAGGTAACTTTTTATTTAAGCCATACAATTCACCCTTTTCTTTTAGTATATCACTTTTTATAGGTTCTGTCTTCTCTTTTTTAGATTTAGTCTTTCTAGTTTTTATATCCTCATAATTCATTACTGGAATAGTTGTACTTCTGCAATGAGGGTGCATAGGTGGATAA
Above is a genomic segment from Fusobacterium perfoetens containing:
- a CDS encoding phage tail tube protein, which codes for MAQEKVTGLRVISGAYGTLRVDNQDIAEVTAVTADVEITREDVQWGLGVDSKITAVKGSGTITVDKVYSRFNDVYEELLKGKDKRFDLYLKNADPDAVNGQIETINIPAAWLNKLPLGFGEKASKQTREYDFGFNPMETSFADKIK
- a CDS encoding phage tail sheath C-terminal domain-containing protein, whose translation is MNELAKLNETRAKLRSMLKAAEVGQINPYPVIKVYFETLARTAVQRSERGILVLFLTDTTKIDKWTTIKSVADLSTEYWTEENIALVQTAFEVFSPYKVMIRRKGSDDVAVFLKELETLKVTHLACPELENEDDGKVVTWIKGKTNTRNVVYVSAFATASDDCRVVELANKEVKHKTIKSYDSKKFTVMVAGAIAGCPLNRSLDNIVFPTITLVDNVEPANGKFAMYNDDDVVKCRLAINSKTTFDSTWKPGTRFIKIFEGMNIVKFDIEDTFKDYWCGLYINNYDNKIAFCNNINKVYFKELAPNVLSPDFDNKIDIDVEANKRYIVTDGKDPDTMSETEIRTYPTGEEVFLYGQVRFSNTMVNLQLGIQY
- a CDS encoding phage tail terminator family protein, coding for MITIKYNDIRQALTSAIGKLGLSVYYEDITKIKRPCYYINLIDYQKEFNGNYRELKKLDFDILYFSKDKEGNNSETIIALENLDDNFEVLGNKILSISFDDKEKNRYLTLKDTRMHIVDNIGHYEFSIELFDKYGKPIDYELMKELKLEVNDE
- a CDS encoding HK97 gp10 family phage protein, translated to MAIDGMDDWIKKLEKMREDFPKQTETFLRKKANEVIRETKRLTPVDTGTLRNAWQRENNGKFKQVVFNVTAYAHHVEWGHRIVRGKKTVGFVKGRYMLHKGINRVKATFYKDLEIVYKNLIK
- a CDS encoding capsid assembly scaffolding protein Gp46 family protein, with the translated sequence MKQNNFFKTRGFNIQIFAEGDKTFTQEELDKAINDRLARERKKFDAEKKELERKHNESIEDYEERIKTANMTAEEKFKLEIEKRDKLLAEKEGALKKIEVDGIKKAFLSKYKLPEKFMSRISGETEEDIEASVKEFNEVMGEYIKSQAGGTPDNLNGGSGEKTKTDKGLEAFDKAYSSY
- a CDS encoding crAss001_48 related protein, which codes for MTHIERMELELKEINEKIEKATIFVEKEIKNPNFTDEIQRIKLSCQIEHMLAYASILKERIEYDKQK
- a CDS encoding minor capsid protein; the protein is MNNKQKSKEYWEKRAIENENKVYAKGSEVKKALEEHYLKAKKEIRKSVSELVARYMDKTELSYIEAVTYLTSSEFKEWRMTLEEYEEEIKRLEKISPEFARKLRIELETLATKSRITRLESLNTQIDMELAKKSIKDYDVVRDGVSKTYSDFFKIQTTEFGLDGANTVLPKKTIEMLMQQPWSGSNFSERIWDNSSALARVLKQEIIQAFMQGVSVKDLSDRIEKRFENDRYNTERLVRTELNYALNQSTKLSYDEAGIKEYEFLAEIDSRTSDICRELNGQIFKMKDARTGVNYPPMHPHCRSTTIPVMNYEDIKTRKTKSKKEKTEPIKSDILKEKGELYGLNKKLPRKEFAQKLLSNLELNHLEVTIKSMDARGSCGLGLEPINSEKSKLLVKTYNLEKDDNRSKYYQLKTAFHEAYHALGHNKEVDFVYSKEQFIKWAYMDDVFAECSAHYMMKKLGNKIPISPSYPSYLAETLPKLKKIEKFKNCKTIEDFGEIAWKEKIAGKNPAWISLKKELDKINVEENYYKKYLDYARNNKSKIKTLIKRNSPDIKMEAIERNVETALDKGEVNSKISQLIIANVMKLKGVI